The window CGCGGCGCCGACGACGGCGACGAGATCGAGGTCGCTGCCGACCCCGGAGTCGCCCCTGGCGTAAGAGCCGAAGTAGCCGAGGGACAGAATCCCAGGGTGGCGAGGAGTCTCCGCGGCAGCCCAGGCGCGCACCGCGGCGTCCACCGCCGCGCCGTCAGGCCATCTGAGAACGGACGAAGTCAAGGATCTGACCGGCATACCGGATCGCCTCAC is drawn from Terriglobia bacterium and contains these coding sequences:
- a CDS encoding nucleotidyltransferase domain-containing protein; translation: MPVRSLTSSVLRWPDGAAVDAAVRAWAAAETPRHPGILSLGYFGSYARGDSGVGSDLDLVAVVGAADEPFERRALSWDLYPLPVPADLLVYTRDEWSRMASGDSRFARTLRAETVWIFGTVPGA